One window from the genome of Brachyspira sp. SAP_772 encodes:
- the tilS gene encoding tRNA lysidine(34) synthetase TilS produces the protein MLKEVEQFLLETIKENEENNKKNISSSSSNKKEKLTFAVAYSGGIDSQVLLNIAYKLKDKLNYNLIAIHVNYNLRGEESIGDEMFARDTAKNYNIDIYVKQIEKGSYNNKNTQLEARKDRYSFFKELYNKKIYDYLLIAHNKDDLTETIIYRMIKGSGTNIYKALSKKRKYILRPILNFYRKDIENYAKENNLSHREDSSNKTNKYSRNKLRNVIIPMLEEINSKAKNNIIKFAYRVYEESNILRKKVNKTYKNIEINRNKINIKNIKNKLLLKKIIIKFLFKNNIEITEKRLLEILKIIYSKNPNIVLRLDDYNLIKSYSVLEIVKTNDINTDSIIIYNDGVYNFAGKTITIKTVLNKDIDYKKNIYIKKTFPIVIRKRKEGDFLYSYPNGEKKYLRKILIDLKVPSKERDLIPIIESENEIAAIYLEPYGINRVSKNYALKNNDDYALEILIN, from the coding sequence ATGTTAAAAGAAGTAGAGCAATTTTTATTAGAAACTATAAAAGAAAATGAAGAAAATAATAAAAAAAATATTTCTAGTAGTTCTTCTAATAAAAAAGAAAAATTAACTTTTGCTGTGGCATATTCTGGCGGTATTGATTCGCAAGTACTTTTAAATATAGCATACAAACTTAAAGATAAACTCAATTATAATCTTATAGCAATTCATGTTAATTATAATTTAAGGGGCGAAGAGTCCATTGGCGATGAAATGTTTGCAAGGGATACTGCCAAAAATTATAATATAGATATTTATGTGAAGCAAATAGAGAAAGGAAGCTATAATAATAAAAATACTCAGTTAGAGGCAAGAAAAGACAGATATTCATTTTTCAAAGAGCTTTACAATAAAAAAATATATGACTATTTGCTTATAGCTCATAACAAAGATGATTTAACAGAAACTATAATTTATAGAATGATTAAAGGAAGCGGCACAAACATTTATAAAGCCCTAAGCAAAAAAAGAAAATATATATTAAGACCAATATTAAACTTCTACAGAAAAGATATTGAAAATTATGCTAAAGAAAATAATCTCTCTCACAGAGAAGACTCATCAAACAAAACAAATAAATATTCAAGAAATAAATTAAGAAATGTTATTATACCAATGCTTGAAGAGATAAATTCAAAAGCAAAAAATAATATAATAAAGTTTGCTTATAGAGTTTATGAAGAGTCAAATATATTAAGAAAAAAAGTTAATAAAACATATAAAAATATAGAAATTAATAGAAATAAAATAAATATAAAAAACATTAAAAATAAACTCTTATTAAAAAAAATAATTATAAAGTTTCTTTTTAAAAACAATATTGAGATAACAGAAAAAAGGCTATTAGAGATATTAAAAATAATTTATTCCAAAAACCCAAATATAGTATTAAGGCTTGATGATTATAATTTAATAAAGAGTTATAGTGTATTAGAAATTGTAAAAACTAACGATATTAATACAGATTCAATTATAATTTATAATGACGGAGTTTACAATTTTGCTGGTAAAACCATAACAATAAAAACTGTTTTAAACAAAGATATTGATTATAAAAAAAATATATACATAAAAAAAACTTTCCCTATTGTTATACGAAAAAGAAAAGAAGGGGATTTTTTATATAGCTATCCAAATGGGGAGAAAAAATATTTAAGAAAGATTTTAATAGATTTAAAAGTTCCTTCTAAAGAGAGAGATTTAATTCCTATAATAGAATCAGAAAATGAAATAGCAGCAATATATTTAGAGCCTTATGGAATTAATAGAGTATCAAAAAATTATGCCCTAAAAAATAACGATGATTATGCATTAGAGATATTAATTAACTAA
- a CDS encoding variable surface protein VspJ, with amino-acid sequence MKRIYIILTALIINAYSVFSYTIVEDFNDFLVDENQLTVRLDRFGVLAGTDNFRFLVGVNGETAGVLLDNLDNGSKGGINTFRPAALAGFGYKTESFAIGAGYQFKYVSGSWQAHTPIITATALNENFRINIPVTIGIGRGSINDGDMAVSTDTRIEYYTGNNIFSRIRVNLKYGMYKLKANESRSGTLTDGGNLGAMGTVGESGKYGFTKDTTAHSIGVDIRGYFIAATDPILIEPQIRVIYQGSIADFKGTSYKVTPPGMDAKEGAAEFGLYNIDASNPIGAFELGNTGTIPTAPYYDFTAHNIMFTGEGASIEIGGTEYYITKPQFVGVAVPVGFTAESDLITLYLEPAVSFSMVTGGINAYASSAKPVRIPPIFYSVGYLVYGELYINPMPNLEWYFEAQIGGATTVDGIGNSADNGLAFNGSTGITWKF; translated from the coding sequence ATGAAACGTATATATATCATTTTAACGGCTTTAATAATAAATGCTTATAGTGTATTTAGCTACACAATTGTAGAGGATTTCAATGATTTTTTGGTTGATGAAAATCAATTAACTGTAAGACTTGACAGATTTGGAGTATTAGCAGGTACGGATAATTTTCGTTTTCTTGTTGGGGTAAATGGTGAAACCGCTGGAGTTTTGTTAGATAATTTGGACAATGGAAGCAAGGGCGGAATAAACACTTTTAGACCTGCGGCTTTAGCTGGATTTGGATATAAAACAGAGAGTTTTGCTATTGGTGCTGGTTATCAATTCAAATATGTTAGCGGAAGTTGGCAGGCACACACTCCTATAATAACAGCAACTGCTCTAAATGAAAATTTTAGAATAAATATACCTGTTACAATAGGAATAGGACGCGGAAGCATTAATGATGGCGATATGGCTGTTTCAACAGATACAAGAATAGAATATTATACAGGTAATAATATTTTCAGCAGAATAAGAGTTAATCTAAAATATGGAATGTACAAATTAAAAGCGAATGAAAGCAGAAGCGGCACTTTAACAGACGGAGGTAATTTAGGTGCTATGGGAACTGTAGGAGAGAGCGGCAAATATGGATTTACTAAAGATACTACTGCTCATTCTATAGGTGTTGACATTAGAGGATATTTTATAGCAGCAACTGACCCTATATTAATAGAACCTCAAATAAGGGTAATATATCAAGGTTCTATAGCAGATTTTAAAGGCACTTCATACAAAGTTACACCTCCGGGAATGGATGCTAAAGAGGGAGCTGCTGAATTTGGACTCTATAATATAGATGCTTCAAATCCTATAGGTGCTTTTGAATTAGGAAATACAGGCACTATACCTACTGCACCATATTATGATTTTACTGCTCATAATATAATGTTTACAGGTGAAGGAGCTTCTATAGAAATAGGAGGAACAGAGTATTATATAACTAAGCCTCAATTTGTAGGTGTGGCTGTGCCTGTTGGTTTTACTGCTGAAAGTGATTTAATTACACTATACTTAGAACCTGCTGTGTCATTCTCTATGGTTACTGGAGGAATCAATGCATATGCCAGCAGTGCTAAACCTGTAAGAATACCTCCTATATTTTATTCTGTAGGATATTTAGTGTATGGAGAATTATATATTAATCCTATGCCTAATTTAGAGTGGTATTTTGAGGCTCAGATTGGAGGGGCTACTACTGTTGATGGTATAGGAAACAGTGCTGACAATGGACTTGCATTCAATGGAAGTACTGGTATTACTTGGAAATTTTAA
- a CDS encoding nitrous oxide-stimulated promoter family protein — translation MCLKKDKIYKKRENEKRVMFYMINLYCKHHHKDYQKICSKTFGSKPLCKECEEIYNYSIERTDNCRFIKTKTFCSACPKQCYKRNIKNKVKQIMSFSGKIMLIYHPIIALKHVFVMIKHNIIKNKKLDFKGII, via the coding sequence ATGTGCTTAAAAAAAGACAAAATATATAAAAAAAGAGAAAATGAAAAAAGAGTAATGTTTTATATGATTAATCTTTACTGTAAACATCATCATAAAGATTATCAAAAAATTTGCTCAAAAACATTTGGAAGCAAACCACTATGCAAAGAGTGCGAAGAAATATACAATTATTCAATAGAGAGAACAGACAATTGCAGATTTATAAAAACAAAAACTTTTTGCAGTGCTTGCCCAAAGCAATGTTATAAAAGAAATATTAAAAACAAAGTAAAACAAATTATGTCTTTTTCTGGAAAAATAATGCTAATCTATCACCCTATAATAGCATTAAAACATGTATTTGTTATGATTAAGCATAATATTATAAAAAATAAAAAATTAGATTTTAAAGGCATTATATGA
- a CDS encoding YbaN family protein — MKTLLIVLGFICVAIGAIGIVVPILPTTPFLLLASFFFAKGSKKFHDWFMSTKLYKKHLESFVNSRAMTLKSKLTILLPVSCMLIATFIFVNNLHARILLVILFIGKYLYFFTQIKTIKE; from the coding sequence ATGAAAACATTATTAATAGTTTTAGGATTTATATGTGTGGCTATAGGAGCCATTGGAATAGTTGTACCAATACTACCAACAACACCTTTTTTGTTGTTAGCATCATTCTTTTTTGCTAAAGGCTCTAAAAAGTTTCATGATTGGTTTATGTCTACAAAACTATACAAAAAACATTTAGAGAGTTTTGTTAATTCAAGGGCTATGACATTAAAATCTAAATTAACAATACTTCTTCCTGTTAGCTGTATGCTTATAGCTACATTTATATTTGTTAATAATTTGCATGCAAGAATATTATTAGTTATTTTATTTATAGGCAAATATTTATACTTCTTTACGCAAATAAAAACAATAAAAGAATAA
- a CDS encoding VWA domain-containing protein — MKQFINNNSYNKEIKKTEKMARGVFYSSFNNDEKIEKELETKIEKWKKDLNDYIYNNNPYIENKRELEIAKKELDKKDISKKDIINNLNMFNSLDVDTKFWLDKLENNNNNLNAINKNIISNWNEVYNKKNNEWTINTIKEKRYKFINDIESWIKLLKRLRYMSNILRIKTAVLWDFRVGELKEEDISLLERWVKFIDNIDKNNYIEKITDSIGKKIDIEKITKNIELKNNYSYTNKKIDSKDEISGIYFSKDIENIIPEELSLLCNEEAQKLFKLKYIENRIMCFDKSYYAFNELDKNKTASGYKDGKGDMIICIDTSGSMKGINEYIAKSIMFKILMKAIAENRNAYLINFSTEIYTYKFDKNSGVDELIKFLKLSYYGGSDIYKALYEANRIMKNYNNNDVLVISDFIMEDMPQYLVDICLKQRKEGNNFFAVSIGKFPFGYSYKKVFNRHWVFDIESGIKEIS; from the coding sequence ATGAAACAATTTATTAATAATAATTCTTATAACAAAGAAATAAAAAAAACAGAGAAAATGGCAAGAGGAGTTTTCTACAGCTCTTTTAATAACGATGAAAAAATAGAAAAAGAATTAGAAACAAAAATTGAAAAATGGAAAAAAGATTTAAATGATTATATATATAACAATAATCCATATATAGAAAATAAAAGAGAATTAGAAATAGCAAAAAAAGAGTTAGATAAAAAAGACATTAGCAAAAAAGATATAATAAATAATTTGAATATGTTTAACTCGCTTGATGTAGATACAAAATTTTGGCTTGATAAATTAGAAAATAATAACAATAATTTAAACGCTATAAATAAAAATATAATATCAAATTGGAATGAAGTTTATAATAAAAAAAATAATGAATGGACTATAAACACCATTAAAGAGAAAAGATATAAGTTTATTAATGATATAGAATCTTGGATTAAATTATTAAAGAGATTAAGATATATGTCTAATATACTTAGAATAAAAACAGCTGTATTATGGGACTTTAGAGTTGGGGAGTTAAAAGAAGAAGATATTTCTTTATTAGAGAGATGGGTTAAGTTTATAGACAATATTGATAAAAATAATTATATAGAAAAAATAACAGACTCTATAGGAAAAAAAATAGATATAGAAAAAATAACAAAAAACATAGAATTAAAAAATAATTATTCATACACAAACAAAAAGATTGATTCTAAAGATGAGATATCAGGCATTTATTTTTCTAAAGACATAGAAAACATTATTCCAGAGGAGCTTTCACTTCTTTGCAATGAGGAAGCTCAAAAACTGTTTAAGCTAAAATATATAGAAAACAGAATTATGTGCTTTGATAAAAGTTATTATGCATTTAATGAATTAGATAAAAACAAAACCGCATCAGGATATAAAGACGGCAAAGGGGATATGATAATATGCATAGACACAAGCGGTTCTATGAAAGGAATAAACGAATATATTGCCAAATCTATAATGTTTAAAATATTGATGAAGGCTATAGCAGAAAATAGAAATGCCTATCTTATTAACTTCAGCACAGAAATATACACATATAAGTTTGATAAAAATAGCGGAGTAGATGAGCTTATAAAATTTTTAAAACTAAGCTACTACGGAGGCTCTGATATATATAAAGCTCTCTATGAAGCAAATAGAATAATGAAAAATTATAATAATAATGATGTGCTTGTGATATCAGATTTCATAATGGAAGACATGCCTCAATATTTGGTTGATATATGTTTGAAGCAGAGAAAAGAGGGAAACAATTTTTTTGCTGTGTCTATAGGTAAGTTTCCATTTGGATATTCTTATAAAAAAGTTTTTAATAGGCATTGGGTTTTTGATATAGAAAGCGGTATAAAAGAAATTAGTTAA
- a CDS encoding AAA family ATPase yields MENINLSKKIENIIKLLSNGLYERENIVALTLLSAIAGKPIFLYGPPGTAKSFIAKRISYAFKDSKYFGYLMQRFSTPEDIFGPISLEELKNDRYIRKIEGYLPDADFAFLDEIWKSSPAILNTLLTIINERIFKNGVNEIKVPLKALISASNETPPEGQGLEALYDRFIMRLNIKNIKTKDNFEKILQNTELSSFVEIDDNLKISTDEWIEIRKKSNDVKLSKTVIDIIHYIKLSIDRFNEDNISSPIYVSDRRWQHIAYLLKLSAYLSGKEEVDIYDCFIIYNCLWSTEEHIEAVKKITENAIRRYYNFNDLIDEWKNNFENIKTNIDNECFYLEKVYDTENIDDKHYIAKSFDVVMDEYNNKAETIIYIPIKQLQKNGYFYPLDISRNQTKKFRCNFFGTDKCVVEINSAIKTNGLLSNRLSKNYEALFEFEAEYHIKRLNAKKIEKEKKEKYINLLNDSLLNIDNIISNIKNNFEISKNIFMSDEEFNFFREIFDDYIENLESEKLNAEKLKSEIENHETIY; encoded by the coding sequence ATGGAAAATATTAATTTATCAAAAAAAATAGAAAATATTATAAAATTGCTTTCTAATGGGCTTTATGAGAGAGAAAATATTGTAGCATTAACTCTACTAAGTGCCATAGCAGGAAAACCTATATTTTTATACGGCCCTCCGGGAACTGCCAAAAGCTTCATAGCAAAAAGAATATCATATGCTTTTAAAGATTCAAAATACTTTGGATACTTAATGCAAAGGTTCAGCACCCCAGAAGATATATTCGGACCTATTAGTTTGGAAGAATTAAAGAACGATAGATATATAAGAAAAATTGAAGGCTATTTGCCCGATGCTGACTTTGCTTTTTTAGATGAAATTTGGAAAAGCAGCCCTGCAATACTAAATACACTTCTTACTATAATAAATGAAAGAATATTTAAAAATGGTGTTAATGAAATAAAAGTGCCATTAAAAGCATTAATCTCAGCAAGCAATGAAACTCCTCCTGAAGGTCAAGGTCTTGAAGCATTGTATGATAGATTTATTATGCGTTTAAATATAAAAAATATAAAAACTAAAGATAACTTTGAAAAAATACTTCAAAACACTGAACTATCTTCTTTTGTAGAAATAGATGATAACTTAAAAATATCTACAGATGAATGGATAGAAATTAGAAAGAAATCTAATGATGTTAAACTTTCAAAAACAGTTATTGATATTATTCATTATATAAAGCTTTCTATAGATAGGTTTAATGAAGATAATATTAGTAGCCCTATATATGTATCAGACAGAAGATGGCAGCATATAGCATATTTATTAAAACTGTCGGCTTATTTAAGCGGTAAAGAAGAAGTTGATATTTATGATTGCTTTATTATTTATAATTGTTTGTGGAGCACAGAAGAGCATATTGAAGCTGTAAAAAAAATTACTGAAAACGCTATTAGACGATATTACAATTTTAATGATTTAATAGATGAATGGAAAAACAATTTTGAAAATATAAAAACAAATATTGACAATGAATGTTTTTATTTAGAGAAAGTTTATGATACAGAAAACATTGATGATAAGCATTATATAGCAAAAAGTTTTGATGTTGTTATGGACGAATATAATAATAAAGCAGAAACTATTATTTATATACCAATAAAACAATTACAAAAAAACGGATATTTTTATCCATTAGATATTAGCAGAAATCAAACAAAGAAGTTCAGATGCAATTTTTTTGGGACTGATAAATGCGTTGTTGAAATAAACTCTGCCATAAAAACAAATGGTTTATTATCAAATAGACTTTCAAAAAATTATGAAGCATTGTTTGAGTTTGAGGCTGAGTATCATATTAAAAGATTAAATGCAAAAAAAATAGAAAAAGAAAAGAAAGAGAAATACATAAACCTTTTAAATGATTCATTACTAAATATTGATAATATTATTTCCAACATTAAAAACAATTTTGAAATCTCAAAAAATATATTTATGTCTGATGAAGAGTTTAATTTTTTTAGAGAGATATTTGATGATTATATAGAGAATCTTGAAAGCGAAAAATTAAACGCCGAAAAATTAAAAAGCGAAATAGAAAACCATGAAACAATTTATTAA
- a CDS encoding arginine--tRNA ligase has protein sequence MLKRIVSDIIKEALCNYLKDTDVENIDSYIDIGYTVDEKFGDYASPVAMRLAKLLKKNPFDIANDIVKLIDKKYFESVEVARPGFINLTLSKDYINECVNKLLEDDDYGKNSAEDKKKILIEYVSANPTGPLHIGHGRWAAIGSALSNILKYVGHEVYQEFYVNDAGEQITKLNESVNAVREGREIPEDGYHGAYIKDIAKMDGVPKDIILEQQRKLLERFRTYMDNYASELKIREGGELEKTMDYLNEKGLLFEEDNAVWFRSTKYGDDKDRVVKKSNGSYTYFAPDITYHKNKIDRGYKHLIDILGADHHGYVPRITAAVRAVSDDTADLKVILGQLVRLYRGNELVRMSKRTGDMISLEEVIDEIGVDPTRYFLLMRSYSSSLDFDLELAKKKDNDNPVYYVQYAYARVCNIFFKLEEKNMKYDYNKQFDINKISNESTLKLAKMILRFPDEIYESAKSLEVYTLLNYTYDVASSLHKFYYDNIVLEENDDIRQERLTLIRAVKKILGICFDIIGITKIERMYDNN, from the coding sequence ATGCTTAAAAGAATAGTATCAGACATAATAAAAGAAGCTTTATGCAATTATTTAAAAGACACAGATGTAGAGAATATAGATTCTTATATAGATATAGGATACACTGTAGATGAGAAGTTTGGAGATTATGCTTCGCCTGTAGCTATGAGGCTTGCAAAACTTCTTAAGAAAAATCCTTTTGATATAGCTAATGATATTGTAAAGCTAATAGATAAAAAATATTTTGAGAGTGTTGAGGTTGCAAGACCGGGATTTATAAATTTAACATTATCAAAAGATTATATAAATGAATGTGTAAACAAATTATTAGAAGATGATGATTATGGCAAGAACTCTGCAGAAGATAAGAAAAAAATATTAATTGAGTATGTAAGTGCTAATCCTACAGGGCCTCTTCATATTGGTCATGGTAGATGGGCTGCTATTGGAAGTGCTTTATCTAATATACTTAAATATGTAGGTCATGAAGTTTATCAGGAGTTTTATGTTAATGATGCGGGAGAGCAGATAACAAAGCTTAATGAGAGTGTGAATGCTGTAAGAGAAGGAAGAGAGATTCCAGAAGATGGGTATCATGGTGCTTATATTAAAGATATTGCTAAGATGGACGGAGTGCCAAAGGATATAATATTAGAACAGCAGAGAAAGCTATTAGAGAGATTTCGCACATATATGGACAATTACGCCTCTGAACTCAAGATAAGAGAAGGCGGTGAATTAGAAAAGACTATGGATTATTTAAATGAAAAAGGTCTTTTATTTGAAGAGGATAATGCTGTTTGGTTTAGAAGCACTAAATATGGAGATGATAAAGACAGAGTTGTTAAAAAAAGCAATGGTTCATACACTTATTTTGCACCAGACATTACATATCACAAAAACAAAATAGACAGAGGATATAAACATTTAATAGATATATTAGGTGCTGACCATCATGGTTATGTACCTAGGATTACTGCTGCTGTGAGGGCTGTGAGCGATGACACTGCTGATTTAAAAGTTATACTTGGTCAGTTGGTGCGTTTGTACAGAGGAAATGAGCTTGTAAGAATGAGCAAGAGAACTGGGGATATGATTAGTCTTGAAGAGGTTATTGATGAGATTGGTGTTGACCCTACTAGATATTTTCTTCTTATGCGTTCATATTCTAGTTCATTAGATTTTGATTTGGAGCTTGCTAAAAAGAAAGATAATGATAACCCTGTTTATTATGTTCAATATGCTTATGCAAGAGTTTGTAATATTTTTTTCAAACTAGAAGAGAAAAATATGAAATATGATTATAATAAACAGTTTGATATTAATAAAATATCTAATGAAAGCACTTTGAAACTTGCTAAGATGATATTAAGATTCCCTGATGAAATTTATGAATCTGCTAAGTCTTTAGAGGTTTATACTTTATTAAATTATACTTATGATGTTGCTTCTTCTTTACACAAATTCTATTATGACAATATTGTATTAGAAGAAAATGATGATATAAGACAGGAAAGACTTACTTTAATAAGAGCTGTTAAAAAGATTCTTGGCATATGTTTTGATATTATAGGCATCACAAAAATAGAAAGAATGTATGATAACAATTAA